Within the Planctomycetota bacterium genome, the region TGGCTGCCGCGTGGGGGCCGATTGCGCTGCGCAGTCCGACGTTCGACTTTGCCCAGACCGATTACTACACCTCGACGATGGGTGCCGGCCTGGGCAAAACATTCCTGGCCTTTGAACGTCTGGTCGACCCCGGCGAGCTGGTCGAGTGGAAGTACCAGACCAACGCTTGGGAGGACGAGTTTGCGGCGCTCGGACGCCACCCGGAGCCGCGGCCGTTGAACCTGGACAGCGGCTACATCTCGCCGGCCAAGCTGGTGCTGGCGTCGACCAAGGACCACGCCCATCGCATCTACCT harbors:
- a CDS encoding DUF4416 family protein, whose translation is MGQPSPHAPVVRLVAVITRHAEALSWAEQTLAAAWGPIALRSPTFDFAQTDYYTSTMGAGLGKTFLAFERLVDPGELVEWKYQTNAWEDEFAALGRHPEPRPLNLDSGYISPAKLVLASTKDHAHRIYLGRGMYAEITLFYKHKAWRDHEYTFPDYRRADYHAFFDTVRRWLRAQAS